The Cuculus canorus isolate bCucCan1 chromosome 36, bCucCan1.pri, whole genome shotgun sequence genome includes a window with the following:
- the TP53 gene encoding cellular tumor antigen p53, whose translation MAEELEPLLGGEGFLDHWNMLPDNINSFLDDPPEWQELSPLGPPPEPPPAVLVPPPPSLPPSPVVPSTEDYGGHYDFRLGFLEAGTAKSVTCTYSPELNKLYCRLAKPCPVQVRVGVPPPPGAVLRAIAVYKKSEHVAEVVRRCPHHERCGGPGDGLAPAQHLIRVEGNPQARYHDDETTKRHSVAVPYEPPEVGSDCTTVLYNFMCNSSCMGGMNRRPILAILTLEGPGGQILGRRCFEVRVCACPGRDRKIEEENFRKRGGGQSGAKRALPPPAEAPESSKKRMLNPDPEVFCLQVRGRRRYEMLKEINDALEAAEGGAAAPLPPKGRRPRGEGLVPRSGKKLLLKAEVADSD comes from the exons ATGGCTGAGGAGTTGGAGCCATTGCTGGGGGGTGAGGGCTTCTTGGACCACTGGAATAT GCTCCCTGATAACATCAACTCTTTCCTGGATGATCCGCCTGAATGG caggagctgagccCCCTGGGGccccccccggagcccccccCGGCGGTGCTGGTGCCGCCCCCCCCCTCgctgcccccctccccggtCGTTCCCTCCACCGAAGATTATGGGGGGCACTATGACTTCCGGTTGGGGTTCCTCGAAGCCGGGACCGCCAAGTCCGTCACCTGCACC TACTCCCCGGAGCTGAACAAGCTGTACTGCCGGCTGGCCAAGCCCTGCCCGGTGCAGGTGAGGGTGGGGgtccccccgccccccggcGCCGTGCTTCGCGCCATCGCCGTCTACAAGAAATCCGAGCACGTGGCCGAGGTGGTGCGGCGCTGCCCCCACCACGAGAGATGTGGGGGGCCCGGAGACG gCCTGGCCCCCGCTCAGCATCTGATCCGGGTGGAGGGGAACCCCCAAGCCCGTTACCATGACGACGAGACCACCAAACGCCACAGCGTGGCTGTGCCCTACGAGCCTCCCGAG GTGGGTTCCGATTGTACCACGGTTCTGTACAACTTCATGTGCAACAGCTCCTGCATGGGGGGCATGAACAGGCGCCCCATCCTCGCCATCCTCACGCTGGAGGGGCCGGG GGGTCAGATTTTGGGGCGCCGCTGCTTTGAGGTGCGCGTCTGCGCCTGCCCGGGTCGGGACCGCAAAATCGAGGAGGAGAATTTCCGCAAGAGGGGAGGGGGCCAAAGCGGAGCCAAACGAG CGTTGCCCCCCCCGGCTGAAGCCCCCGAGAGCTCCAAGAAGCGGATGCTGAACCCGGACCCCGAAGTTTTCTGCCTGCAG GTCCGCGGGCGGCGCCGTTATGAGATGCTGAAGGAGATCAACGATGCGCTGGAGGCGGCCGAGGGGGGGGCGGCAGCGCCACTGCC accGAAGGGTCGCCGCCCGCGGGGGGAGGGGCTGGTGCCGAGGAGcgggaagaagctgctgctcaaGGCGGAAGTGGCGGACTCCGACTGA
- the SLC16A13 gene encoding monocarboxylate transporter 13, giving the protein MAGGAGGGQSAPAPRRPPPGSSGRGAALLVAAFSQAALVTGGPRALALLLRPLGGALGAGGAAAAAAGAAPLAALQLGGPLGSALSSRFGARPVAMAGGLLSGLGLLLGAFASHMGHLYLSVGLLAGLGWALVFTPSLAAVGRHFAARRAWATGLAVSGASVSGLATGTLVPLLLDAYGWRGALLLLAAISFNLVAAGALLPPLPKPPENAEPPPEPPGLLGLLRRGPFLRYAVAFVLVDAGYYVPFVHGEVRAHEVGCDDHRAGLVMAAMAAADGSGRVASGWLAARSKAPLLRHLFTWVALTASVSLLLPLGTSCWGLFPLAAAYGFCAGAVVPLQFAGVAEVSGVGRLGHAIGLMQAFESVGSLLGPPVAGWLHDTTGDFTVSFLTAGAFLVAGSLLILTLPGCLCPGGNGGDPTAPTDGPQLPLRPPEPLQNPQ; this is encoded by the exons ATGgcggggggggctgggggggggcagt ccgcccccgccccccgccgccccccgcccgggTCCTCCGGCCGCGGGGCGGCGCTGTTGGTGGCGGCGTTCTCGCAGGCGGCGCTGGTGACGGGCGGTCCGCGCGCGCTCGCGCTGCTGCTGCGGCCGCTCGGGGGCGcgctcggggcggggggggcggcggcggccgcggcgGGAGCGGCGCCGCTCGCAGCGCTGCAGCTGGGGG GGCCCCTGGGCAGTGCCCTGAGCTCCCGCTTTGGCGCCCGCCCGGTGGCCATGGCCGGGGGTCTCCTCTCGGGCCTGGGGCTCCTCCTGGGGGCCTTCGCTAGCCACATGGGCCACCTCTACCTCAGCGTGGGGCTGCTGGCCG GCCTGGGTTGGGCGTTGGTCTTTACGCCCTCGCTGGCGGCCGTCGGGCGCCATTTTGCCGCGCGCCGCGCGTGGGCCACGGGGCTGGCGGTGTCGGGCGCCAGCGTCTCGGGGTTGGCCACGGGGACGCTGGTGCCGCTCCTCCTCGACGCCTACGGCTGGCGGGGGGCCCTCCTCCTCTTGGCCGCCATCTCCTTCAACCTGGTGGCCGCCGGCGCTCTTCTCCCACCGCTGCCGAAGCCTCCGGAGAACGCGGAGCCCCCGCCGGAGCCCCCGGGGCTGCTGGGGCTCCTCCGCCGCGGCCCTTTCCTCCGCTACGCCGTGGCCTTCGTCTTGGTGGACGCCGGCTACTACGTCCCCTTCGTCCACGGCGAGGTCCGTGCCCACGAGGTGGGCTGTGACGACCACCGAGCCGGGCTGGTGATGGCGGCCATGGCGGCGGCGGACGGCAGCGGCCGCGTGGCCTCGGGCTGGTTGGCCGCCCGCTCCAAGGCGCCGTTGCTCCGCCATCTTTTCACCTGGGTGGCGTTGACGGCGTCGGTGTCGCTTCTTCTGCCTTTGGGGACCTCTTGTTGGGGGCTCTTCCCGTTGGCCGCGGCCTACGGGTTCTGCGCCGGCGCCGTGGTGCCTCTCCAGTTCGCCGGCGTGGCCGAAGTCAGCGGCGTCGGGCGTTTGGGCCACGCCATCGGCCTCATGCAGGCGTTCGAGAGCGTTGGGTCGCTGCTGGGGCCACCGGTGGCCG GTTGGCTCCATGACACAACCGGAGATTTCACTGTCTCCTTCCTCACCGCCGGAGCCTTCCTGGTGGCCGGGagcctcctcatcctcaccctccccggctgcctctgccccgGCGGCAACGGGGGAGACCCCACCGCCCCCACCGATGGTCCTCAGCTCCCCCTGCGCCCCCCGGAGCCGCTCCAGAACCCACAGTAA